Part of the Labrenzia sp. PHM005 genome is shown below.
CAGCGTTGCCTCTGTTTTGGAGTACGCACCGAATGCCACTCTGACAGACAATGGCGCAGTTCTTGTCGACATTCCCTCCGATGAAACAGGCTTCAAAATGCTGGAGCTCAGCCGTGTCGATTTTGTTTACACCGGCAAGGCAGCCGGGGACTACCTAATCAAGCAGCTCGGACTAAGAAATAAGTTTGCATTCAAGCCTTTTGTTGTCTGGGATTATCATCTTTGTTTTTCCCGCAAACACCCGCACTCAACCGAATTGAGGCAACGGTTTAATACCGGGCTGGCTGCAATCAAGGCCGATCAGACCTACACACGCATCCACGCCAAGTATCGCTAATCCAAGCCGCCTGACACCACCCCTGCGGGCATGTGCACCATCGGTTTTTGAGCCTTTACCGCCTCAGCCGGTCTATTTCCTGGTGCCATTTGTCTTCGAAACTGAGGCGCGCGCGGACGTCTGGTTCAAAGCCGATATCGCGGCGCAGGTCCGGCGGCAGGTCACAAATCTGGACCAGCTTCCGCCGCCCGGCCCAACTCGGTCCGAGGAGACTTTGAATAAGTCCGGTTAATACATTTTTCCTGTTTCCCTGGTCTTTCACAGGGATTGAATCTGCTCTAGGCATAGCTCAACTCGTTTTTTGAATTGCATTTGTACAATCAATATTGTTCCTCCATCATTGATTGACCAATGAAAAGACGATAGGCATGCATAAGGAGTATTTATGTATGGCACAGTCCCTTCCCCCTCTGCCCGCAATCCGGGCCTTTGAAGCCGTCAGCCGGCACCTGAGCTTCACCAAGGCAGGTGAGGAACTGGGCATGACCCAGGCAGCGGTCAGCTACCAGATCAAGCTTCTGGAAGAAAAACTCGGTTTTGCCGTGTTTGAACGGAAACCCCGCAAGATAGAACTGACGGCCAAAGGAGCGCAGCTTGCAGAAGGGGTTGTAGACGGTTTTGAAAGATTACGGACTGCGTTCGAGGATGTGCGCGGTACCCATGCAAACGAGCTGGTGATCAACAGCAACACGACCTTTGCAATGAACTGGCTGGGGTCACGTCTGTTTGAGTTCCAGATGCAAAACCCGGATCTGGCGGTCAGGATCGTTCCCTACGGGCCGTGGGAAAAACCAACCTTTGACTGTGCCGATGTGACAATATCGGCCTGTTTTCCGCCCCCGGAAGGTTCTGTCACCCTGCCGCTGGTCAAAGCTGAATTTACACCGCTGGTCGCGCCGGAACTTGCGGCCAGCATCGGCGGTATTCACACGCTAGAAGATCTTCTCAAAATACCGATCATCGATCCCGGCGATCCCTGGTGGCTCATGTGGTTCGCTGCTGCTGGAATGCCCGATCCCGATCTGAGCCGCTGGCCGGAATCCCGTATGGGATCTCAGGCGCTGGAGGCCAACCGGGCGCTGGCCGGGCAGGGGGCTGCGATCCTTACCCCCTATTTTTGCCGCGATGCCCTGCAGTCCGGACGGCTGATTCAGCCGTTTGAGCTGGTCTGCGAACACCCGAATGAATCTTGGTTGCTCAGTTATCCGCCGCAAAACAAAAACAGCCGGAAAATCCGGCTGTTCTGCGATTGGGTGGTCGCGGAGCTGAAAAAGGACGGACTTGCGCTTCCGGCAGGATCAGACGGACTGGCGGCGTAGCACCTACTCCTCTTGAATGAGGGAGGCCCTAAAGAACAGAAATATTCTTTTCTTCCAGCGCCGCCACCAGATCCTTGACCCTGTCAGCGTTGTCATTTGCACACGCGCCGTCGCGGTTCCAAAGACTGTTTTCAAATCCGATCCGTGCCTTGCCGCCCTTTTGAATGGCATGCACCAAACATTCTGTTTCCCGATGGCCGAAGGCACAAACCGCCCATTCGATCCTGTTGCCGTTGCGGCGGGCGTCCAGCAATTCCAGAAAAGGTTCCAAGTCCTCCGGCGTGCTTTGCTGATTGTCTGAATACCGGCCGAGGACGAGCAAAATCTGATGCCCATTTCCGGGAATGACGCCGCTTTCGACCAGATCAAAAAACCGGTCGAGATCCTCCGGACTATAAAGGATGTGCTGCACCGTACAGCCGTCCCTCAATACCTCTTCGTAAAAGGCTGCAGCGGCATCTGTGTTGTCATCCGGAATCATTTCTCGAACCGCGATCGAAACAAACGATGGCTTGACCGTCCGCACCAACTGCCGTTGCTCATCCGGCGTATATTTCCCGACGGCTTCTGTAGTGATTTGAACCTGCATATGCGGCGCAGCCGCTGCCAGCTCTGACAGCAATTCTTGATACCGGTCCGCGTCCAGAACATGGCCTCCGCTGTCATCACGGACATGCGCATGAATGGCGCCGGCGCCGGCCTTAAAACAAGCGACCGCAGTATCCACAGTATCCCGGATGGACATCGGCAAAGCCTGGTGATCGGCCTTCGTCCGGCGCGCACCATTTGGCGCCACCATGATCAATGGCAGCGGAGCCACTTGTTTCTCTAGTCTCATGATCAGAAAACTGCCTTGAACGCTGTTTGAAGTTTGTCAGTGATTTCGGAGATGTGGCTGTCGTCGATGATAAACGGCGGAGCCAGCAAGATGTGATCTCCGTTGACCCCGTCAATCGTACCGCCCATCGGATAACAGATCAGTCCGGCTTCAAAGGCCGCCTTCTTGAGCGCTTTGTTGATGCCACGCTTCGGATCGAAGGGGGCTTTTGATCCCCGATCTTCAACCAGTTCAATTCCCCGGAACAGTCCGCGTCCCCGGACGTCGCCGACATGGGGGTGCTGACCGAAAGCGTCTTTCAGTGCAGCATCCAGTTTGTCGCCGAGCGGTGCGACACCGGCGGCAACTCCACCGGTTAGTTTTTTCAAGACAGCGACAGCAGCGGCACAGGCTGTCGGATGGCCGATGTAGGTATGGCCGTGCTGGAAAAACCCGGTTCCATTCTCAATCGCTTCATAGATTTCTGAGGTACACAGCATGGCTCCGATTGGCTGGTAGCCAGCTCCAAGCCCCTTGGCGATGGTCAGGATGTCCGGAGCGATCCCGTCCTGTTCACACGCAAACAGTGTCCCGGTCCGGCCCATGCCGCACATGACTTCGTCCAGGATCAGAAGGATACCGTAGTGGTCGCAGATCTCACGGATCCGTTTGAAATAGCCTTCGACAGGAGCCACGGCCCCTGCCGTTGCGCCGACAACAGGTTCGGCGACAAAGGCCATGACATTTTCCGCGCCCAAACGCTGGATTTCGGTCTCCAGTTCATTGGCAACCCGTCGACCGTACTCATACGCTGTTTCGTCGTCTTGCCGGCCCCGGTACTCAAAACACGGAGAAATGTGAGATGTTTCAATCATCAACGGCGAAAATGGCTCCCGCCGCCATTGATTGCCGCCGGTCGCCAGCGCGCCGAGCGTATTGCCATGATAACTTTGGCGGCGGGCGATGACCCGGTGCCGGGAAGTCTCCCCCTTCTCCAGAAAATACTGACGCGCCAGCTTGAGCGCGGCCTCTACGGCTTCGGACCCCCCGGAAACAAAATAGACCCGGTCGAGATCGCCTGGCGCATGCTCAATCAATAAGTCAGCAAGCTGTTCGGCAGGTTCCGAGGTGAAAAAACCTGTGTGGGCAAATGCGATCTGATCCACTTGCCCCTTGATCGCCGCGATCACATCCGGATCGTTGTGACCGAGGCACGACACTGCGGCTCCACCAGAACCGTCAAAATACTTTTTGCCTGAATTGTCAGTGATGTAACAGCCTTCTCCACGCACTGCGATGGGCGGCTTGGCTTTGGTATGACGGGGAAAAACGTGAGACATTCTGGGGCACCTGACCAACAAAAGGCGCGCTGATAGAAAGCGCTTGTGACATTTGTATCAGAAATACATAGTGATTGAAACATTTGTTTCTAACGCCGGTTAACCACGTCTTTCATTAAAATTTTAATCAAATGCCCGGTAATTTTGCGGGTGGGGGACAGACATACATAAGATTGCAAGGCTGTTTGTTATGCGTCAGCGTTTTTTGGCCTGGACTGTTTTTTTGGGCTTGTCCGCCGTTTTGGTGGGCTGCGGCTCGGTTGCCGGTGTCACCGGATTGGGCTGGGCGACCGGCTCCCACAACTCCATCCACTACGACGATTCATCGTGGTGTGTTCCGCGCAAGCTGAAAAAAGTGTTGAATAAAGTCGCCAAACGGTACGGCAAGGTGACCGTGCATTCCACCAAACGCTGGTGGCTAGAAAACTGGTGGAAGGGGGGCGCCAAGGATTCCTACCATCTGAATTGTCAGGCGGTTGATTTCTCAGTTGGCGGCAATCCGTCGTCTGTGATCGCTTTTCTAAAGTCCCAACCGTCTGTTGGCGGTTACAAACACTATTCCTCAGGCCACTATCACATCGACACTGGTCCACGCCGGACCTGGTGAACGGTTCTGGCCTTCGCCCTGCCGTTTCCTCTATGCCTCGTAGGCATTTGCATTGACAGCACTTGCCGCTGTCCCGGCCTTGAGCCGGGACCACAATGCAATAGACCCCGGCTCAGGGCCGGGGAAGCCGTAGGTTTGAAAAGGCCGCAGCTTTTGCCTTATTTCAGCTCGCCCAACTCTAGAGCCATTTCCCAGGCCACAGCATCAAAGCCAATGAAGTTCTTAGACTCGCCTTCGACAATCGGCCGTTTGATCACAGACGGATTGTCGATCATCACTTCGAGCGCGCTTTTGGCATCCGTAACACCGTCCTGGGTTGCCTCATCAAGGCGCCGCCAGGTCGTGCCGCGTTTGTTCAAAACCGCGTCCCAGCCAAATTCACCAACAAAATTTGCCAGTTTGTCGGCGTCGACTCCCTCCTTCTTGTAGTCATGGAACGTGTAGTCCACACCCGCTTCTTCCAGGAATTTCCGCGCTTTTTTGACCGTATCGCAATTCTTGATGCCGTAGACCTTCATAGATCTCCATCCTGTAGCTGTTTGTTTGGCGGCACCTTTGCCTTTTGGCCGCACGGTTTCAAGGCTGCACGTCGACAATCCACGAACCGGTCACCATCTGCCTTGACGAAGGCGCTGCAAGCTGCACTCAATTGCAAACAATTTGCCGTTCACATCATCAGGCACCGATACAGGCATCCAAGTTCGTGACCGATTCTACTGCACTTTCAAAGCTGTCTCGAACAGTCAAAGCAGTATCCCGGCCCAGGCCCGGACAGGGAAACTGGCGTCAGAGGCTGAGGCTTTGGAGCGGTCTGATCCTGTTTTTGTTTTGCCTCAGCCATTTTTCCAATCACGCGTTGGGCATTGTCTCCGTCAATGCGATGGAGAAGGCCTCCCTTTGGCACTACTGGATTTGGCGCGGTCCAATAGGCGAGACAGTTCTTCTCATCGCCGCATTAACCCACGTCGTGCTAGCATTCTGGCGCACATTTAAACGGCGGACGTTAAAAATGCCGCCCTGGGAATTCACTCAGCTGGTTCTGGGCCTCTACATTCCCTGGACGCTGATCCCCCATGTGATTGTCACCATGGGACTGGCCAAACAAACGGGCTTCATTCCGAACTATCACCAGATGCTCACCATTCTTTGGCCGATGAACGCGTTCATGCAAGGCATTCTTCTGTTGGTGGTGTGGACCCATGCGATGATCGGGCTGCATTTCTGGCTGCGCCTTTATCCTATTTATCATCGGGTCAAATACGTGGCGCTTGCTGCGGCCATTGCCTGGCCGGTTCTAGCCTTGTGGGGGTTTGTCGAAGGGGCGCGGCGCCTCGCCTTGGCCAAAGACGTCAAAGTGAAAGTCAGTCAAGATCAATGGGATTGGGTATTCGTGCTGACAGATCAAGCCCGGGCGTTTTTCTTCAGCATTGTAATTTTCAGTCTTCTGGTGATCCTGGGCCGCTATCTGGCTGGCCGGTTTTCCCGAGGTGTTTCCATTTCTTATCCAGGCGGCCTGTCCGTCAAAGCGCAGCCCGGGGCATCGCTTCTCGAAATCAGCCGGATGCACGGTGTACCACTGGCCTCCGTCTGCGGTGGGCGCGCCCGGTGTTCAACCTGCCGCGTGAAAGTGATTGAGGGCCTGGATACCCTTCCGGAACCAAGTCCAGCAGAAACTACGGTTTTGAAACGGATCGGTGTCTCCGAAGATGTCCGGCTTGCCTGCCAAATCCGGCCGGCATCAAACCTTCAGGTCCAGCCTTTGGTGGCAGTCAAATCCCAAAATGGCCGTCAAACTCATATTCAAGACGCCTATTATTGGGGAGTTGAGCAGGATGTGGTCATCATGTTCGTTGACCTCAGAAATTTCACCAGCATGACCGAAGCGCAGCTGGCGTATGATGTGGTTTTTTTGCTCAATCAGTATTTGGACCGGGTGTCAGCCGTCATCCGCGCAGAAGGCGGCCATGTCGACAAGTTCATCGGTGACGGGATCATGGCGATATTCGGCATGCAGACCGGGCCGGAAACCGGCGCGCGCCAAGCTTTGAATGCGTGCCGGCGGATTGAAAAGGTGATGCAGGCTCTAAATGATGAGAAAGGCCCGCAGTTCCGCGACGCAATCCGGCTCGGTGTCGGTCTGCATCTCGGTCAGGCCATTTTGGGGCGGATCGGCGCCGCAGGAAGCGACGGTTCACGAGGTGGATTGACGGCCCTTGGTGATGTTGTGAACACAGCCAGCCGCCTGGAAACGGAAAACAAAAGCCACGGCAGCTTCCTGGTAGTTTCCAAGGCTGTAGTTGACGCAGCTGGCGCAACGGCACCTGAGGACAGCTTGTGTGAAATCAGCGTGCGCGGCAAAGAAAAACCGCTTGAAATCTTTGCACTTCAACAAATGGATGGTTTATTGCTGCCAGGTGAAGCGGGTACGGAAATACCCGTATAAA
Proteins encoded:
- a CDS encoding LysR family transcriptional regulator, with the translated sequence MAQSLPPLPAIRAFEAVSRHLSFTKAGEELGMTQAAVSYQIKLLEEKLGFAVFERKPRKIELTAKGAQLAEGVVDGFERLRTAFEDVRGTHANELVINSNTTFAMNWLGSRLFEFQMQNPDLAVRIVPYGPWEKPTFDCADVTISACFPPPEGSVTLPLVKAEFTPLVAPELAASIGGIHTLEDLLKIPIIDPGDPWWLMWFAAAGMPDPDLSRWPESRMGSQALEANRALAGQGAAILTPYFCRDALQSGRLIQPFELVCEHPNESWLLSYPPQNKNSRKIRLFCDWVVAELKKDGLALPAGSDGLAA
- a CDS encoding 3-keto-5-aminohexanoate cleavage protein, whose product is MRLEKQVAPLPLIMVAPNGARRTKADHQALPMSIRDTVDTAVACFKAGAGAIHAHVRDDSGGHVLDADRYQELLSELAAAAPHMQVQITTEAVGKYTPDEQRQLVRTVKPSFVSIAVREMIPDDNTDAAAAFYEEVLRDGCTVQHILYSPEDLDRFFDLVESGVIPGNGHQILLVLGRYSDNQQSTPEDLEPFLELLDARRNGNRIEWAVCAFGHRETECLVHAIQKGGKARIGFENSLWNRDGACANDNADRVKDLVAALEEKNISVL
- a CDS encoding aspartate aminotransferase family protein, with protein sequence MSHVFPRHTKAKPPIAVRGEGCYITDNSGKKYFDGSGGAAVSCLGHNDPDVIAAIKGQVDQIAFAHTGFFTSEPAEQLADLLIEHAPGDLDRVYFVSGGSEAVEAALKLARQYFLEKGETSRHRVIARRQSYHGNTLGALATGGNQWRREPFSPLMIETSHISPCFEYRGRQDDETAYEYGRRVANELETEIQRLGAENVMAFVAEPVVGATAGAVAPVEGYFKRIREICDHYGILLILDEVMCGMGRTGTLFACEQDGIAPDILTIAKGLGAGYQPIGAMLCTSEIYEAIENGTGFFQHGHTYIGHPTACAAAVAVLKKLTGGVAAGVAPLGDKLDAALKDAFGQHPHVGDVRGRGLFRGIELVEDRGSKAPFDPKRGINKALKKAAFEAGLICYPMGGTIDGVNGDHILLAPPFIIDDSHISEITDKLQTAFKAVF
- a CDS encoding D-Ala-D-Ala carboxypeptidase family metallohydrolase, whose product is MRQRFLAWTVFLGLSAVLVGCGSVAGVTGLGWATGSHNSIHYDDSSWCVPRKLKKVLNKVAKRYGKVTVHSTKRWWLENWWKGGAKDSYHLNCQAVDFSVGGNPSSVIAFLKSQPSVGGYKHYSSGHYHIDTGPRRTW
- a CDS encoding ArsC family reductase — encoded protein: MKVYGIKNCDTVKKARKFLEEAGVDYTFHDYKKEGVDADKLANFVGEFGWDAVLNKRGTTWRRLDEATQDGVTDAKSALEVMIDNPSVIKRPIVEGESKNFIGFDAVAWEMALELGELK
- a CDS encoding adenylate/guanylate cyclase domain-containing protein, which gives rise to MPPWEFTQLVLGLYIPWTLIPHVIVTMGLAKQTGFIPNYHQMLTILWPMNAFMQGILLLVVWTHAMIGLHFWLRLYPIYHRVKYVALAAAIAWPVLALWGFVEGARRLALAKDVKVKVSQDQWDWVFVLTDQARAFFFSIVIFSLLVILGRYLAGRFSRGVSISYPGGLSVKAQPGASLLEISRMHGVPLASVCGGRARCSTCRVKVIEGLDTLPEPSPAETTVLKRIGVSEDVRLACQIRPASNLQVQPLVAVKSQNGRQTHIQDAYYWGVEQDVVIMFVDLRNFTSMTEAQLAYDVVFLLNQYLDRVSAVIRAEGGHVDKFIGDGIMAIFGMQTGPETGARQALNACRRIEKVMQALNDEKGPQFRDAIRLGVGLHLGQAILGRIGAAGSDGSRGGLTALGDVVNTASRLETENKSHGSFLVVSKAVVDAAGATAPEDSLCEISVRGKEKPLEIFALQQMDGLLLPGEAGTEIPV